In the Polyangiaceae bacterium genome, one interval contains:
- a CDS encoding MATE family efflux transporter — translation MSRVAQGNPASEDEALWLSEAKALARLALPLAFAHLGQTLLGAVDTAVVGRLGELALGATGLGNALFFVVAVLGMGVMLGLDPLVAQAVGAGDDERARRSLTQGIWLSLLVGGPLMAGVIALGSVLERFGIEPASAALVRDYVWARIPGLIPFLAFVALRSYLQATGSTRPVVLAVVLANVANVPLSILFVFGDAALAKIGIGPVGLPAMGVAGAAWASTGCTVIQMLVLVEGVRRGHHRISAADFRIDGALMRRALELGAPIGLQLLAEFGVFTLVNVAMGNLDARSLAAHQVALTLASMTFMVPVGIGAATSVRVGQAVGRRDEAGTRRAGWTGLGLGVGFMLVSATVFLTLPRPLALLMTPDSAVVEASAALLAVAAVFQVSDGAQAVLAGALRGAGDTRFTLVANVAGHYLVGLPLGLMLTFSLAVGATGLWWGLSAGLSAVALALVWRFTRVTRDAVRPV, via the coding sequence ATGTCACGCGTGGCTCAAGGAAACCCGGCGTCCGAGGACGAAGCTCTGTGGCTGTCCGAAGCCAAGGCGTTGGCTCGTCTCGCATTGCCTCTGGCCTTTGCACACCTGGGGCAGACGCTGCTCGGTGCGGTGGACACGGCGGTGGTCGGACGTTTGGGAGAGCTGGCTCTGGGGGCGACGGGCCTCGGCAACGCGCTGTTCTTCGTGGTCGCCGTGTTGGGGATGGGCGTGATGCTCGGCCTGGATCCGCTGGTGGCGCAGGCGGTAGGCGCTGGGGATGACGAACGGGCGCGGCGCTCGCTGACTCAGGGCATTTGGCTTTCGCTCTTGGTTGGCGGTCCCTTGATGGCAGGGGTGATCGCCCTCGGCTCCGTGCTGGAACGCTTCGGCATCGAGCCCGCGTCTGCGGCGCTCGTGCGCGACTACGTGTGGGCGCGCATCCCGGGCTTGATCCCGTTTCTCGCTTTCGTTGCGTTGCGCAGCTACCTGCAAGCCACGGGCAGCACGCGCCCGGTAGTGCTGGCCGTGGTGCTGGCCAACGTGGCCAACGTGCCCCTGTCGATCCTATTCGTGTTCGGCGACGCGGCACTCGCAAAGATCGGCATCGGGCCCGTGGGGCTCCCGGCGATGGGGGTGGCGGGTGCCGCTTGGGCCAGCACCGGCTGCACAGTGATTCAGATGTTGGTGTTGGTCGAGGGCGTGCGGCGCGGACACCACCGCATCAGCGCGGCGGATTTTCGCATCGATGGCGCTTTGATGCGGCGTGCATTGGAACTCGGTGCGCCGATTGGCTTGCAGCTGCTGGCGGAGTTCGGGGTCTTCACCCTGGTCAACGTCGCCATGGGCAACCTGGACGCGCGCTCCCTCGCTGCGCATCAAGTTGCGCTCACCTTGGCCAGCATGACCTTCATGGTGCCAGTGGGGATCGGCGCGGCCACCAGCGTGCGCGTGGGTCAAGCCGTGGGCCGGCGCGACGAAGCGGGAACGCGCCGCGCGGGCTGGACCGGTCTCGGGCTCGGCGTGGGCTTCATGCTCGTCTCGGCCACGGTATTCCTGACGCTGCCGCGGCCACTAGCGCTACTGATGACGCCGGACAGTGCAGTCGTGGAAGCGTCGGCCGCGCTTTTGGCTGTCGCCGCGGTCTTTCAGGTTTCCGACGGCGCGCAGGCGGTGCTCGCTGGAGCTTTGCGTGGCGCTGGCGACACGCGCTTTACCCTCGTGGCCAACGTGGCCGGACACTACTTGGTGGGACTGCCGCTGGGGCTGATGCTCACGTTTTCACTCGCCGTGGGCGCAACGGGGCTGTGGTGGGGGCTCTCGGCCGGCCTGTCTGCGGTGGCGTTGGCGTTGGTTTGGCGCTTCACGCGCGTCACTCGCGACGCCGTGCGGCCGGTCTAG
- a CDS encoding osmoprotectant NAGGN system M42 family peptidase, whose amino-acid sequence MKRLDIDTNYLIDTLFGLLAIPSPSGYTDRIVHHLGDELGRLGIPFELTRRGAIRARLAGKKRTPARAIVSHLDTLGAMVKNLKPNGRLEVVPIGSWSSRFAEGARVTIFTDNHGSKRGTILPLKASGHTFNEEIDTQPVAWSNVEVRTDDFCTSVEQLTELGYAIGDFIAVDPQPEYNDGFINSRHLDDKAGVAAMLAAVRAVMGAEAPVPVDCHLLFTISEEVGTGASAILHGDVAEMVAVDNATPAPGQNSRERGVTIGMADSGGPFDYHLTRKMLGLCRDFGIEHQRDVFRYYRCDAASAVEAGNDLRFALVAFGADCSHGYERTNIEALKALAELLTVYIQSPPTFQRDRLELGPLEGFPYQPD is encoded by the coding sequence ATGAAACGCCTCGACATCGACACCAACTACCTGATCGACACCCTGTTCGGGCTGCTGGCGATTCCCAGCCCAAGTGGCTACACCGACCGCATCGTCCACCACCTGGGTGACGAGCTCGGCCGCCTGGGGATCCCCTTCGAACTCACGCGACGCGGCGCGATTCGGGCGCGCCTCGCCGGCAAGAAGCGAACGCCCGCGCGCGCCATCGTCTCGCACCTGGACACGCTCGGGGCCATGGTCAAGAACTTGAAGCCGAACGGACGGTTGGAGGTCGTCCCCATCGGCAGCTGGTCGAGCCGCTTCGCGGAGGGAGCACGCGTCACCATCTTCACGGACAACCACGGCTCCAAGCGCGGCACCATCCTGCCCCTCAAGGCATCGGGACACACCTTCAACGAAGAGATCGACACGCAGCCAGTGGCGTGGAGCAACGTGGAAGTGCGAACCGACGACTTCTGCACTTCCGTGGAGCAGCTGACGGAGCTGGGCTACGCAATCGGTGACTTCATCGCCGTGGATCCCCAGCCGGAGTACAACGACGGCTTCATCAATTCACGCCACCTGGACGACAAGGCTGGCGTCGCAGCGATGCTCGCGGCGGTGCGAGCGGTGATGGGGGCGGAGGCACCGGTACCCGTGGATTGCCACTTGCTCTTCACCATCTCCGAGGAGGTCGGCACCGGGGCATCTGCGATCCTGCATGGGGACGTTGCCGAGATGGTCGCCGTGGACAATGCCACCCCGGCGCCAGGGCAGAACTCCCGTGAGCGAGGCGTCACCATCGGCATGGCGGACTCCGGCGGCCCCTTCGACTACCATTTGACCCGCAAGATGCTCGGTTTGTGCCGGGACTTCGGCATCGAACACCAGCGCGACGTCTTCCGCTATTACCGCTGCGACGCAGCCTCGGCGGTCGAAGCGGGCAACGACCTGCGCTTCGCGTTGGTGGCCTTCGGCGCGGACTGCTCCCACGGCTACGAGCGCACGAATATCGAGGCACTCAAGGCCTTGGCGGAACTGCTGACCGTCTACATTCAAAGCCCGCCGACGTTCCAGCGCGACCGCCTCGAACTCGGTCCGCTGGAGGGCTTTCCCTATCAACCCGACTGA
- the ngg gene encoding N-acetylglutaminylglutamine synthetase codes for MKNDPRRRAPDPRVDRDAAPTLAAGKPARGNLVAPTTNASIECGWGRLIFGHTFEDNRALVETLRDERPGARDIALYVTDPHVLVSLWPQELFLDPSHTFRMYLEQLRPRPARLRGFRVRRVAARSDVEAIGRIYATRQLVPIDKDFVWDIRASRAHTFLVAEDKASGEIIGTVTGIDHAEAFADPENGSSLWALAVDPQTTHPGVGEALVSHLLEHYAARERSFLDLSVMHDNKQAIRLYEKLGFVRVPVFCVKRKNPINEPLFIAEPPEQSLNPYAAIIVREARRRGIAVEVLNAEAGYFALSFGGRTIVCRESLSELTSAIAMSRCDDKRVTRQVLQVAHLNVPAQKEALDLEGAKAFLALHRRIVVKPARGEQGQGVCVDIRSESELEQALEVAGTGGGPVILEDMVDGEDVRIVVIDFQVVAAAVRKPPEITGDGEHSVRALVEKQSRRRAAATGGESRIPLDAETERCVLSAGFDLDDALPAGKIIQVRKTANLHTGGTIVDVTAEIHPRLIQAAERAAEALDIPVVGLDFMVPDLHGPRYTIIEANERPGLANHEPQPTAERFVNLLFPQTATHP; via the coding sequence GTGAAGAACGACCCTCGCCGTCGCGCACCAGACCCTCGTGTCGATCGAGACGCTGCCCCGACGCTGGCGGCTGGCAAGCCGGCGCGGGGTAATCTAGTTGCCCCAACTACCAACGCCAGCATCGAGTGCGGCTGGGGACGCCTCATCTTCGGCCACACCTTCGAGGACAATCGCGCCCTGGTCGAGACCTTGCGAGACGAGCGCCCGGGTGCTCGAGACATCGCCCTGTACGTGACGGATCCGCATGTGCTGGTGTCCTTGTGGCCCCAAGAGCTGTTCCTCGATCCCTCGCACACCTTCCGCATGTATCTCGAACAGCTGCGCCCGCGCCCTGCGCGATTGCGTGGCTTTCGCGTGCGGCGCGTTGCGGCTCGCAGCGACGTCGAGGCCATTGGGCGCATCTACGCGACGCGCCAGCTGGTCCCCATCGACAAGGACTTCGTTTGGGACATTCGCGCCAGCCGAGCCCACACGTTCCTGGTCGCCGAGGACAAGGCCAGCGGCGAGATCATCGGCACGGTGACCGGCATCGACCACGCCGAGGCCTTCGCCGATCCCGAGAACGGATCGAGCCTGTGGGCGCTCGCCGTCGATCCGCAGACCACGCACCCGGGAGTGGGTGAGGCGCTGGTCTCGCACCTGCTGGAACACTATGCCGCTCGTGAACGCTCCTTCTTGGACTTGAGCGTCATGCACGACAACAAGCAGGCCATTCGCCTGTACGAAAAGCTCGGCTTCGTGCGCGTGCCGGTATTCTGCGTGAAGCGCAAGAACCCGATCAACGAGCCGCTCTTCATCGCCGAGCCGCCGGAACAATCCCTCAACCCTTACGCGGCGATCATCGTGCGCGAGGCGCGCCGGCGCGGCATTGCCGTGGAGGTGCTGAACGCGGAAGCGGGGTACTTTGCGCTTTCTTTCGGGGGCCGCACCATCGTCTGCCGCGAGTCGCTCTCGGAGCTGACGAGCGCCATCGCGATGAGCCGCTGCGACGACAAGCGCGTGACGCGACAAGTGCTGCAAGTCGCACACCTAAACGTGCCGGCGCAGAAAGAAGCCCTCGACCTGGAAGGCGCCAAGGCCTTCCTGGCGCTGCACCGTCGCATCGTGGTCAAGCCCGCCCGCGGCGAGCAGGGACAGGGCGTTTGCGTCGACATCCGCAGCGAGAGCGAACTGGAGCAAGCACTCGAAGTCGCAGGCACAGGAGGGGGTCCCGTGATTTTGGAGGACATGGTGGACGGGGAGGACGTCCGCATCGTCGTCATCGATTTCCAGGTCGTGGCGGCCGCCGTGCGCAAGCCGCCGGAGATCACAGGCGATGGCGAACACAGTGTTCGAGCCCTGGTCGAGAAGCAAAGCCGGCGCCGGGCCGCCGCCACCGGCGGCGAGAGCCGCATTCCCCTCGATGCCGAGACTGAACGTTGCGTTCTTTCAGCAGGCTTCGACCTGGATGATGCGTTGCCCGCTGGCAAGATCATTCAGGTACGCAAGACGGCGAACCTGCACACCGGGGGCACGATCGTGGACGTGACGGCGGAGATCCACCCACGCTTGATCCAAGCCGCCGAGCGCGCGGCAGAGGCCCTCGACATTCCGGTCGTCGGATTGGACTTCATGGTCCCGGATCTACACGGCCCGCGCTACACGATCATCGAGGCCAATGAGCGCCCTGGACTGGCCAACCATGAACCCCAACCCACCGCCGAACGCTTCGTCAACCTGCTCTTTCCGCAGACAGCGACCCACCCATGA
- a CDS encoding N-acetylglutaminylglutamine amidotransferase: MCGICGEVRFDGKQASMASLQRMMDVLAARGPDASGAAVYGATGLGHRRLKIIDLSDRARQPMLDSELGLTVVFNGAIYNYRELREELQAKGYRFFSSGDTEVVLKAYHAYGSACVERLNGMFAFAVLERDSGRLFLARDRLGIKPLYLAESSEALRFASSLPALLAAGNVDTAVDAVALHHYLSFHSVVPAPRTLLRGVRKLEPGTWLSLEADGRKESKRYWQPSFDPDPAQAATSFEAWQERVLDALRTSVKRRLVADVPVGVLLSGGLDSSLVVGLLAEAGQHGLETFSIGFETVGSELGDEFRYSDIVAQHFGTKHHKLFVDSSRALPNLQRCIRQMSEPMVSHDNIGFYLLSEEVKKHVKVVQSGQGADEIFAGYHWYPPLMESRDAVADYARVFFDRDQQEMAGLLAPALVSEDFSRQFVSEHFATPGAAAAVDKALRLDTSVMLVEDPVKRVDNMTMAFGLEARVPFLDHELVELAARVPARFKVGGGGKHVLKEAARRVIPAAVIDRPKGYFPVPALKYLRGPFLELVRDALSSERFKARGWFQQGAVDQMFRAPDEQITPLGGSKLWQLALLELWLQTQGA; the protein is encoded by the coding sequence GTGTGTGGCATTTGCGGAGAAGTGCGGTTCGATGGAAAGCAGGCTTCGATGGCCAGCCTGCAGCGCATGATGGACGTGCTGGCTGCGCGTGGGCCCGACGCTTCGGGAGCTGCCGTGTATGGCGCAACGGGCCTCGGTCACCGGCGCCTCAAGATCATCGATCTGAGCGACCGTGCACGACAGCCGATGCTGGACTCCGAGCTCGGGCTCACCGTCGTCTTCAACGGCGCCATCTACAACTACCGTGAGCTGCGTGAGGAGCTCCAGGCCAAGGGCTATCGCTTCTTTTCCAGCGGCGACACGGAAGTCGTCCTCAAGGCCTATCACGCCTACGGTTCCGCCTGCGTGGAGCGCCTCAACGGCATGTTCGCCTTCGCAGTGCTCGAGCGCGACAGCGGTCGGCTCTTTCTGGCCCGCGATCGCCTGGGCATCAAGCCGCTCTACCTGGCGGAAAGCAGCGAAGCCCTCCGCTTTGCCTCTTCTTTGCCGGCGCTGCTCGCGGCAGGCAACGTGGACACCGCCGTCGACGCCGTCGCTCTGCACCACTACCTCAGCTTTCACTCGGTCGTGCCGGCGCCGCGCACCCTGCTCCGGGGCGTGCGCAAGTTGGAACCCGGAACGTGGCTGAGCCTGGAGGCCGACGGGCGCAAGGAAAGCAAGCGCTACTGGCAGCCCAGCTTCGACCCGGATCCCGCGCAGGCGGCCACGAGCTTCGAGGCTTGGCAGGAGCGCGTGCTCGACGCTTTGCGCACGTCGGTCAAGCGGCGCCTCGTCGCGGACGTGCCCGTCGGAGTGTTGCTGTCCGGCGGGCTGGATTCCAGCCTGGTGGTCGGCTTGCTGGCCGAGGCGGGACAGCACGGACTCGAGACCTTTTCCATCGGCTTCGAGACCGTCGGCAGCGAATTGGGCGACGAGTTCCGCTACTCCGACATCGTCGCGCAGCACTTCGGCACCAAGCACCACAAGCTCTTCGTGGACTCCTCGCGCGCGCTGCCCAACTTGCAGCGTTGCATTCGTCAAATGAGCGAGCCGATGGTGAGCCACGACAACATCGGCTTCTACCTGCTTTCCGAGGAAGTGAAGAAGCACGTGAAGGTCGTGCAAAGCGGACAAGGCGCAGACGAAATCTTCGCTGGCTACCATTGGTACCCACCGCTGATGGAGAGCCGCGACGCCGTTGCGGACTATGCGCGCGTCTTCTTCGATCGCGACCAGCAAGAGATGGCTGGCTTGCTCGCGCCTGCGCTCGTGAGCGAGGACTTCAGCCGGCAGTTCGTCAGCGAGCACTTCGCCACGCCGGGCGCGGCGGCGGCGGTAGACAAGGCACTCCGCCTCGATACCAGCGTCATGTTGGTGGAAGATCCGGTCAAGCGTGTCGACAACATGACCATGGCCTTCGGACTGGAAGCGCGCGTGCCGTTCCTCGACCACGAGTTGGTGGAGCTGGCCGCCAGAGTGCCAGCGCGCTTCAAAGTGGGCGGCGGCGGAAAGCACGTGCTGAAAGAGGCGGCTCGTCGAGTGATCCCCGCGGCGGTCATCGACCGACCCAAGGGCTACTTTCCGGTGCCGGCGCTGAAGTACTTGCGCGGCCCGTTCCTCGAGCTGGTGCGGGACGCCCTGAGCAGCGAGCGGTTCAAAGCGCGGGGCTGGTTCCAGCAGGGCGCAGTGGACCAGATGTTCCGCGCGCCGGACGAACAGATCACGCCCCTCGGCGGCTCCAAGCTATGGCAGCTGGCGTTGCTCGAGCTCTGGCTTCAAACGCAAGGGGCATGA
- a CDS encoding alpha/beta fold hydrolase produces MTQPTIVFAHGAGAGSSSQWMRAWAARLLRLGHVVTFDYDYMAAGKRRPDPAPKLIATHEAAVESARRKGAPVVLAGKSMGSRIGCHVATRHPDWIRGLICFGYPLVGSGKTKPLRDQVLRELTLPILFLQGDRDALCPLDRLEAVRSDMTARSELHVVQGGDHSLTVGKRVLAAQGKTQSQIDDGLEATIASFIASLAL; encoded by the coding sequence GTGACGCAGCCGACCATCGTTTTCGCCCACGGCGCTGGCGCCGGATCCTCGTCGCAGTGGATGCGCGCCTGGGCGGCGCGGCTGTTGCGCCTCGGTCACGTCGTCACTTTCGACTACGACTACATGGCGGCGGGCAAGCGTCGGCCCGATCCTGCGCCGAAGCTGATCGCGACGCACGAAGCCGCCGTCGAGTCTGCACGCCGCAAAGGCGCTCCCGTCGTGCTCGCCGGCAAGAGCATGGGCTCGCGCATCGGTTGCCACGTGGCCACGCGTCACCCGGATTGGATCCGCGGCTTGATCTGTTTCGGCTATCCCCTCGTGGGCTCCGGCAAGACGAAGCCCCTACGCGATCAAGTGCTGCGCGAGCTGACCTTGCCGATTCTCTTTCTGCAGGGTGACCGCGACGCTCTCTGCCCCCTCGACCGCCTCGAGGCCGTGCGCAGCGACATGACGGCGCGCAGCGAACTCCACGTCGTGCAAGGCGGTGACCATTCCCTCACGGTGGGAAAGCGCGTTCTCGCAGCCCAAGGCAAGACGCAGTCCCAGATCGACGACGGACTCGAAGCCACGATCGCGAGCTTCATCGCTTCCCTCGCGCTC
- a CDS encoding PhnD/SsuA/transferrin family substrate-binding protein, with translation MAQVRLKGAGIVFGCVPDIRDPETESQLARICQALATRVSLPVAPYLAASPAELAAAFGVGDVTVLWASPTLLLTAKELSRAVPLVCSVRQGLTAYHGCVYVPQDSPVRSPVELRGVRAAWVAPTSAAGFIFPRLTLAGYGLEPHVLFASESFYGSHGKAADAVLSGQADVGAGYAVFENGNPTARLVRAPFLGHAQGTARILLTTNPIPSDLIVAAHSLSTSVRNELAHALQALERDDVTARALDHVLGVEGFRPHSPALLAALREEIEVGRRLDLLEGV, from the coding sequence GTGGCTCAAGTTCGCCTCAAGGGCGCCGGCATCGTGTTCGGCTGCGTCCCCGATATTCGAGATCCGGAGACCGAGTCGCAGCTAGCCAGGATCTGCCAAGCGCTAGCGACGCGAGTCAGCCTTCCAGTTGCGCCCTACCTGGCGGCGTCCCCTGCGGAGCTCGCCGCTGCATTCGGTGTCGGCGACGTCACGGTGCTGTGGGCGTCCCCCACCCTACTGCTGACGGCCAAGGAGCTGTCCCGCGCAGTGCCCCTCGTCTGCTCCGTGCGCCAGGGGCTGACGGCGTACCATGGCTGCGTCTACGTTCCCCAAGACTCGCCAGTGCGCAGCCCGGTGGAGTTGCGCGGCGTGCGCGCAGCGTGGGTCGCGCCTACGAGCGCCGCTGGCTTCATCTTTCCCCGACTCACCCTGGCAGGGTACGGCCTCGAACCACACGTACTGTTCGCTTCCGAGTCCTTCTACGGCTCCCACGGCAAGGCGGCAGATGCCGTGCTCTCAGGACAGGCAGACGTGGGGGCGGGCTATGCCGTGTTCGAGAACGGCAATCCGACGGCTCGACTCGTGCGCGCTCCGTTCCTGGGACACGCTCAGGGTACGGCTCGCATCTTGTTGACCACCAACCCTATCCCGTCGGATCTGATCGTTGCTGCCCACAGCTTGTCGACCTCCGTGCGCAATGAACTCGCACACGCTCTTCAGGCCCTCGAGCGAGACGACGTCACCGCCCGTGCCCTCGATCACGTCCTGGGTGTGGAGGGCTTTCGCCCGCACTCCCCGGCGCTACTGGCTGCTCTACGCGAGGAGATCGAAGTCGGTCGCCGCCTGGACCTGCTCGAAGGCGTGTAG